Below is a genomic region from Deinococcus koreensis.
CCGGCGCGCACCAGACCGCCGTAGAACATCGCCAGGCCGGGGGTCATCAGCAGCACCAGGGCTGAGCACAGCAGCACGAAGGCGGTGTCGGCGCCGTTGAAGGTCGGCGCGCCGCTCTGGGCGGAGGCCACCGAGCCCAGCAGCAGCAAGAGGGGCAAGCCCCGCCTCACAGACTGCCGTCGGGGGTGAGCTTGGTCTCGGTGACGGGGGTCAGGGCCGCCGTGTCCTGCTCGCCCGTACGGATGCGGACGACCCGTTCCAGGGGCTGCACGAAGATCTTGCCGTCCCCGACCTCACCCGTGCGCGCGCCCCGCAAGACGGCGTCGATGGCCGCCTGCACGAAGGGCTCGCTGACCGCCATGCGGATCTCGACCTTGTCGTGGAATTCGACCATCACGCGGGTGCCACGGTAGTGCTCGACCACGACCTGTTCGCCGCCGTGCCCGGAGACCCGCGAGAGCGTAATCCCGCTGATGCCCGCCTGGAACAGCGCTTCCTTGACCTGCTGAATCCGTTCGGGCCGGATCACCGCCGTGATCATCTTCATGGCCGCACCTTAACGGATTGTCAAGGCTAAACCGGATATTTGTCCAGAAAGTGAGAGACAAGCCGCACGGGTACAGGATGCAGATGGACAGATGGTGGTCGGGCAGTCCCGGTTGTCCTGCAGATACAGCACAGCCTGCCACCGGGGATGCAGTCGGTGGCAGGTGGACGTGGAGGTTCGGGGGGAAGTCGAACGGTCGAACCGTCTCAAGGTCTAAAAGGGTGTCGGCATTTTTTGTTCGACCTTTCGACTTTTAGACCTTCAGACCTTTTGACCCTGCTCAGTCGCCGCCGACGAACACCGGGGCGCCCAGGCCGGTCTCGGAGTCGGAGTAGCCCTGCTCGGAGTGGGCGCTGACGTCGATGCCCACGATCTCCTGGTTGGCGGGCACGCGCAGCGGCATGACCAGCGAGACCAGCTTGAGCAGGATGAAGGTGCCCAGGCCCGTGAACACCACGGCGGCCAGCACGCCCAGCGCCTGGATCAGCACCTGATCCACCCAGGGTTTGCCGGAGCCGGTGGTGAAGGCCAGCGCCCCGGTGAGGAGGGCGCCCACGATGCCCGCGACGCCGTGGCAGGCGAAGACGTCCAGCGAATCGTCGGCCTTCATGCGGGTCTTGTACTGCACGGCGGCAAAAGACGCGGCGGCGCCCAGCGCGCCCACCAGCACGGATGCCAGCGGGCTGACCCAGCCGCAGGCGGGCGTGATGGCGACCAGCCCGACGACCAGGCCGGTGGCGGCGCCCACGGCGGTGGGTTTGCCGTTGCGCAGGCTCTCCAGGCCCAGCCAGGTCAGCATGGCGGCGGCGGGCGCGATCAGGGTGGTCATGAAGGCCAGCGCGGCGGTCTGGTTGGCGGCCAGCGCGGAGCCGGCGTTGAAGCCCATCCAGCCGAACCACAGCAGCCCGGCGCCCAGCAGCACGAAGGGCACGTTATGCGGGACGTGCGCGGTGCGCGGGAACCCGATCCGGCTGCCCAGCACCGTGGCCGCGACCAGCCCGCTGACCCCCGCCGCGATATGGATGACCGTGCCACCCGCGAAGTCCAGCGCGCCCAGCTTGAACAGCCAGCCGTCGGCGTTCCAGACCCAGTGGGCCAGCGGGGCGTAGATCAGCAGGCTCCACAGCGCGCCGAACAGCACGAAGGCCCCGAAGCGCATGCGCTCGATCACGGCGCCGCTGATGAGGGCCAGGGCGATGATGGCGAACATGGCCTGGAAGGCCGCGAACACGTACGAGGGGATGGTGCCGGTGAGCTGCCCCGCCAGGCCGTTGAAGCCCGCGTTGTCCAGCGACCCGACGATCGGGTTGCCGCCCGGCCCGAAGGCGATGGAGTACCC
It encodes:
- a CDS encoding P-II family nitrogen regulator; this encodes MKMITAVIRPERIQQVKEALFQAGISGITLSRVSGHGGEQVVVEHYRGTRVMVEFHDKVEIRMAVSEPFVQAAIDAVLRGARTGEVGDGKIFVQPLERVVRIRTGEQDTAALTPVTETKLTPDGSL
- a CDS encoding ammonium transporter translates to MKLKSALPLAPLLGGAALAQTATPELNTGDTAWMLVASALVLLMTPGLAFFYGGLSRTQSVLNTMMMSVVSIGLVGILWMVAGYSIAFGPGGNPIVGSLDNAGFNGLAGQLTGTIPSYVFAAFQAMFAIIALALISGAVIERMRFGAFVLFGALWSLLIYAPLAHWVWNADGWLFKLGALDFAGGTVIHIAAGVSGLVAATVLGSRIGFPRTAHVPHNVPFVLLGAGLLWFGWMGFNAGSALAANQTAALAFMTTLIAPAAAMLTWLGLESLRNGKPTAVGAATGLVVGLVAITPACGWVSPLASVLVGALGAAASFAAVQYKTRMKADDSLDVFACHGVAGIVGALLTGALAFTTGSGKPWVDQVLIQALGVLAAVVFTGLGTFILLKLVSLVMPLRVPANQEIVGIDVSAHSEQGYSDSETGLGAPVFVGGD